Proteins found in one Triticum urartu cultivar G1812 chromosome 4, Tu2.1, whole genome shotgun sequence genomic segment:
- the LOC125550644 gene encoding probable E3 ubiquitin-protein ligase RHY1A, with protein sequence MPITAKLFYYQRRRPPPPPIPETAEPRCIDSSAARRRVHPIRSAHHRPGYDVFGGSPRERGASSGSITEPTRNVLFSTRQSSNTSNDRLPDAVQQAKERLHQRLRSVDLFPGRRLTAPAVGTIWAGPDLPSECDTCSSEDGGLVNRTIRFNSNASLSGHKDKQVTAETFSNAAVVAPHDLRPVSKLGQEALQGTIDSDDDVESSVDCSICLEGCHGASGGLIQLRCKHIFHSACLEQWLQSRADCPYCRAGVVLSYHGRSGLEY encoded by the exons ATGCCGATAACCGCTAAGCTCTTCTACtaccagcgccgccgcccgccgccgccaccgattCCGGAGACCGCCGAGCCCCGCTGCATCgactcctccgccgcccgccgccgggttCACCCCATTCGCTCCGCGCACCACAGGCCG GGCTATGATGTTTTTGGAGGAAGCCCGAGAGAGCGAGGGGCGTCTAGCGGAAGCATAACCGAACCAACAAGGAACGTGCTCTTCAGCACAAGACAAAGCAGCAACACATCAAATGACCGACTTCCTGATGCGGTTCAACAGGCCAAGGAGAGGCTTCATCAAAGGCTCCGAAGTGTCGACCTGTTTCCAGGGAGAAG GCTAACAGCACCAGCTGTAGGAACCATTTGGGCTGGACCTGATCTTCCTTCTGAATGTGATACCTGCTCATCAGAGGACGGCGGATTGGTTAACCGGACTATTCGCTTCAACTCCAACGCCTCCCTGTCAGGCCACAAAGATAAACAGGTCACAGCAGAGACGTTTAGCAACGCGGCGGTGGTAGCGCCACATGATCTGAGGCCTGTCTCCAAACTAGGACAAGAAGCTCTCCAAGGAACAATCGACAGTGACGACGACGTGGAGTCCTCAGTGGACTGTTCGATATGCCTTGAAGGATGCCATGGTGCATCAGGCGGGCTGATCCAGCTGCGCTGCAAGCACATCTTCCATTCGGCCTGCCTGGAGCAGTGGCTGCAGTCCCGCGCCGATTGTCCGTACTGCAGGGCCGGCGTCGTCCTATCCTACCACGGAAGGAGTGGCCTGGAGTATTAG
- the LOC125550645 gene encoding subtilisin-like protease SBT1.7: MLMRLLLVVALAVAAAAAEQRATYIVHMAKSAMPAEYADHGEWYGASLRSVSTGGAPAAKMLYSYDTVLHGFSARLTEQEASDMAGMDGVLAVNPETRYELHTTRTPEFLGLAGSEGLFPQSGTGGDVVVGVLDTGVWPESKSYDDAGLGEVPSSWKGACMAGADFNSSACNRKLVGARFFNRGYEAAMGPMDTSRESRSPRDDDGHGTHTSSTAAGSAVADADLFGFASGTARGMAPKARVAVYKVCWLGGCFSSDILAGMDAAVDDGCGVLSLSLGGGSADYSRDSVAIGAFAAMEQNVVVSCSAGNAGPGSATLSNVAPWITTVGAGTLDRDFPAYVQLGNGKNYTGVSLYAGKAPPSTPTPLVYAGNASNSTSGNLCMPGTLSPEKVQGKIVVCDRGISARVQKGFVVRDAGGAGMVLANTAANGQELVADAHLLPAAGVGEKEGAAIKSYIASESKPTATIVVAGTQVDVRPSPLVAAFSSRGPNMITPEILKPDIIGPGVNILAAWTGKAGPTGLAADTRRVNFNIISGTSMSCPHVSGLAALLRSAHPEWSPAAVRSALMTTAYSTYTGGAGAPILDAATGAAATPFDYGAGHVDPTRAVEPGLVYDLGTSDYVDFLCALKYTPNMIAALARNKTYGCAANKTYAVANLNYPSFSVAYSTANGEAGDSGATTVTHTRTLTNVGAAGTYKVDASVSMSGVTVDVKPAELEFTAAGEKKSYTVSFTAAKSQPSGTAGFGRLVWSDGKHTVASPIAITWT, translated from the coding sequence ATGCTGATGAGGCTGCTGCtggtggtggctctcgccgtggcggcggcggcggcggagcagcgCGCCACGTACATAGTTCACATGGCCAAGTCTGCCATGCCGGCCGAGTACGCCGACCACGGCGAGTGGTACGGCGCCTCGCTGCGCTCGGTGTCCACGGGTGGTGCCCCGGCTGCCAAGATGCTGTACTCCTACGACACCGTCCTGCATGGCTTCTCGGCGCGGCTCACCGAGCAGGAGGCCAGCGACATGGCGGGCATGGACGGCGTCCTGGCCGTGAACCCCGAGACGCGGTACGAGCTGCACACCACGCGGACGCCTGAGTTCCTGGGGCTCGCCGGGAGCGAGGGCCTGTTCCCGCAGTCTGGCACGGGCGGCGACGTCGTCGTCGGGGTGCTCGACACCGGCGTCTGGCCCGAGAGCAAGAGCTACGACGACGCGGGCCTCGGCGAGGTGCCGTCGTCGTGGAAGGGCGCGTGCATGGCCGGCGCGGACTTCAACTCCTCGGCCTGCAACCGGAAGCTCGTCGGCGCGCGGTTCTTCAACCGGGGCTACGAGGCAGCGATGGGGCCCATGGACACCAGCAGGGAGTCGCGCTCCCCGCGCGACGACGACGGGCACGGGACGCACACGTCGTCCACCGCTGCCGGCTCCGCTGTCGCAGACGCTGACCTGTTCGGGTTCGCGTCCGGCACGGCGCGCGGCATGGCGCCCAAGGCGCGCGTGGCCGTGTACAAGGTGTGCTGGCTCGGCGGCTGCTTCAGCTCGGACATCCTCGCCGGCATGGACGCCGCCGTCGACGACGGCTGCGGCGTGCTCTCGCTCTCGCTCGGCGGTGGTTCCGCCGACTACTCGCGCGACAGCGTCGCCATCGGCGCCTTCGCCGCGATGGAGCAGAACGTCGTGGTGTCCTGCTCGGCCGGGAACGCCGGGCCCGGGAGCGCCACGCTCTCCAACGTGGCGCCTTGGATCACCACCGTGGGCGCGGGCACCCTCGACCGCGACTTCCCGGCGTACGTTCAACTCGGGAACGGCAAGAACTACACCGGCGTGTCCCTCTACGCTGGGAAGGCCCCGCCGTCGACCCCGACCCCCCTCGTATACGCGGGCAACGCCTCGAACTCCACCAGCGGAAATCTCTGCATGCCGGGGACCCTCTCGCCGGAGAAGGTGCAAGGGAAGATCGTGGTCTGCGACCGCGGCATCAGCGCGCGCGTCCAGAAAGGCTTCGTAGTGCGCGACGCTGGAGGTGCCGGCATGGTGCTCGCCAACACCGCCGCCAACGGCCAGGAGCTCGTCGCCGATGCCCACCTCCTGCCCGCGGCCGGCGTGGGTGAAAAAGAAGGCGCCGCCATAAAGTCTTACATAGCATCCGAGTCCAAGCCCACGGCAACGATTGTGGTCGCCGGGACACAGGTGGACGTGCGCCCCTCGCCGTTGGTGGCCGCGTTCTCGTCGCGCGGGCCAAACATGATCACGCCGGAGATCCTGAAGCCGGACATCATCGGGCCGGGGGTGAACATCCTGGCGGCGTGGACCGGCAAGGCAGGGCCAACTGGTCTCGCCGCGGACACGCGCCGCGTCAACTTCAACATCATCTCCGGCACGTCCATGTCGTGCCCGCACGTGAGCGGCCTCGCGGCGTTGCTCAGGAGCGCGCACCCGGAGTGGAGCCCCGCCGCCGTGCGCTCGGCGCTCATGACGACCGCCTACTCCACGTACACCGGCGGCGCCGGGGCACCCATCCTCGACGCGGCGACCGGCGCGGCCGCCACGCCGTTCGACTACGGCGCCGGGCACGTGGACCCGACCCGCGCGGTGGAGCCGGGGCTGGTGTACGACCTCGGCACCAGCGACTACGTGGACTTCCTGTGCGCGCTCAAGTACACGCCCAACATGATCGCCGCGCTGGCGCGGAACAAGACCTACGGGTGCGCCGCGAACAAGACCTACGCCGTCGCCAACCTCAACTACCCGTCCTTCTCCGTGGCCTACTCCACGGCGAACGGCGAGGCCGGGGACTCCGGCGCCACCACGGTGACGCACACGCGCACGCTCACCAACGTGGGCGCGGCGGGCACGTACAAGGTGGACGCCTCGGTGTCCATGTCCGGCGTGACCGTCGACGTGAAGCCGGCCGAGCTGGAGTTCACGGCGGCCGGCGAGAAGAAGAGCTACACGGTGAGCTTCACGGCGGCCAAGTCGCAGCCGTCGGGCACCGCCGGCTTCGGCCGGCTCGTGTGGTCGGACGGTAAGCACACCGTGGCGAGCCCGATAGCGATAACGTGGACATGA